A genomic region of Procambarus clarkii isolate CNS0578487 chromosome 30, FALCON_Pclarkii_2.0, whole genome shotgun sequence contains the following coding sequences:
- the LOC138369983 gene encoding uncharacterized protein, with protein sequence MAPSPVITITLHNPQLSPSDSTIHCYHHQPAQFQLSLSVGIIPSYYHQTAPSPVITISRHHPQLSPSAASIPSYNHQPAPSLVITINWHSPQLSPSAGTISSYHHQLAPSPGITISLHHIQLSPSACTIPSYHHQLAPSSGITISVYHHQLSPLSCTIPSYHHQLAPSTVITISLHHYQLSPSVGTIPSYHPQLASFPDITIRPHHPKLSKSACTITNTHNQPAPCPSSHHQPAPSPSSHHQPAPSPSSHHQPAKNTGTIPSYHHQPAPSPVIIINWHNLKLSPSAGSITSYYHRQAPSPVLTIIRHHPQLSLSTGTILSYHHQQVPFPVFTIVRHHSQLSPSAGTIPSYHHQPVPICRNYPKLSLSGCTIPSCHLQPAPSPVITISWHHLQLSPSAGTIPSYHHHLAPSPVITITRHHHQLSPSAGSIPSYHHLLAPSTVFTISLSPSAATIQSYPYQAAPSPVVTFSLHHPQLSQSADTIFNHHHQSAPSPVINNNWHHPQLLPSARTIPSYHHQPAPSLVVTISRNHPQLTPSVCTIASYHHQPALSPVITIIWHFPRLSPSAVTIPLS encoded by the exons ATGGCACCATCACCAGTTATCACCATCACCCTGCACAATCCCCAGTTATCACCATCAGACAGCACCATCCATTgttatcaccatcagcctgcaCAATTCCAATTATCATTATCAGTTGGCATAATCCCAAGTTATTACCATCAGACGGCACCATCCCCAGTTATCACCATCAGCCGGCACCATCCCCAGTTATCACCATCAGCCGCCTCCATCCCCAGTTATAATCATCAGCCTGCACCATCTCTAGTTATCACCATCAACTGGCACAGTCCCCAGTTATCACCATCAGCCGGCACCATATCCAGTTATCACCATCAGCTTGCACCATCACCAGGTATCACCATCAGCCTGCACCATATCCAGTTATCGCCATCAGCCTGCACCATCCCCAGTTATCACCATCAGCTTGCACCATCATCAGGTATCACCATCAGCGTGTACCATCACCAGTTATCACCGTTATCCTGTACCATCCCTAGTTATCACCATCAGCTGGCTCCATCCACagttatcaccatcagcctgcaCCATTACCAGTTATCACCATCAGTTGGTACCATCCCCAGTTATCACCCTCAACTGGCATCATTCCCAGATATCACAATACGCCCTCACCATCCCAAGTTATCAAAATCAGCCTGCACCATCACCAATACTCACAATCAGCCTGCACCATGCCCAAGTTCTCACCATCAGCCTGCACCATCCCCAAGTTCTCACCATCAGCCTGCACCATCCCCAAGTTCTCACCATCAGCCTGCAAAAAACA CTGGCACCATCCCCagttatcaccatcagcctgcaCCATCACCAGTTATCATTATCAACTGGCACAATCTTAAGTTATCACCATCAGCTGGATCCATCACCAGTTATTACCATCGTCAGGCACCATCCCCAGTTCTCACCATCATCCGGCACCATCCCCAGTTATCATTATCAACTGGCACCATCCTCAGTTATCACCATCAGCAGGTACCATTTCCAGTTTTCACCATCGTCAGGCACCATTCCCAGTTATCACCATCTGCTGGCACGATCCCCagttatcaccatcagcctgtccCCATCTGCCGCAACTATCCAAAGTTATCCCTATCAGGCTGCACCATCCCCAGTTGTCACCTTCAGCCTGCACCATCCCCAGTTATCACAATCAGCTGGCACCATCTTCAGTTATCACCATCAGCTGGCACCATTCCCAGTTATCACCATCATCTTGCCCCATCCCCAGTTATCACTATCACGCGGCACCATCACCAGTTATCGCCATCAGCTGGCTCCATCCCCAGTTATCACCATCTGCTGGCACCATCCACAGTTTTCACCATCAGCCTCTCACCATCTGCCGCAACTATCCAAAGTTATCCCTATCAGGCTGCACCATCCCCAGTTGTCACCTTCAGTCTGCACCATCCCCAGTTATCACAATCAGCTGACACCATCTTCAATCATCATCATCAGTCAGCACCATCCCCAGTTATCAACAACAACTGGCACCATCCCCAGTTATTACCATCAGCCCGCACTATCCCCagttatcaccatcagcctgcaCCATCCCTTGTTGTCACAATCAGCCGCAACCATCCCCAGTTAACACCATCAGTCTGCACCATCGCCagttatcaccatcagcctgcaCTATCCCCAGTTATCACCATCATCTGGCATTTTCCCCGGTTATCACC